The DNA sequence AGAATAAAGATAACGCTTTCAGCAGATAGGCCAGCCATTATCGACTTCAACTATCAACATCAGATACAGGCGTTAATCTATGGATTTCTCTTCACATCAAACCCCGACTATTCCCGATGGCTTCATGAACAAGGCTTTGTTTATAAAAAGGATAAGCGGTTCAAGTTCTTTGTCTTCTCGGGGATATTATTTCACGGTCCAATCAAGATCATCCGCTCAGACAACACAAACCATGCAAACAATTTCAATACCTCAAATGGTGGTTTTTCATTCAAAGCCTCTCAATCCAATCATTTCACCTTTTCCTTTCAAATAGCATCACCCGTCGATCAGTTTATCCAACACCTGGTAGATGGCATATTTACTGAGGGGCAGGAGGTGAGGCTTGGCAGACAAACGTTCAACGTCTATCAGGTAGAAACATTGCCGGATCCTCTAAACTACTTAAACGGCTTAAACGATTTAAACGGCTTAAATAATTTAACCTTGCGTCCTTTAGAATCCCCTATTTTCATCAAAAAACCTATGCCGCAAGGCCAACAGGATGTCTTTCTGTATCCTGGCGATGAAGGTTACGAGGAATTTTTGAGACAAAACCTCATGCACAAATACGAAACGCTTTATGATAAACCCTTTGGCGGCGACGGTGAGTGCCTAAAGTTTGCCTTCTATCCCATTGCTGGAAAATCAATAAAACAGTTTACTGTTTTTAGTACCGGATTAGACGGCAGTGTGAGACCTATCAATATAAAAGGCACCTTGCAGCCCTTTATTGTTACCGGTCCTAAAGAATTAATTAAAATCGGCCTGGAATGTGGCTTTGGGCAAAA is a window from the Candidatus Jettenia sp. genome containing:
- the cas6 gene encoding CRISPR-associated endoribonuclease Cas6; the encoded protein is MRIKITLSADRPAIIDFNYQHQIQALIYGFLFTSNPDYSRWLHEQGFVYKKDKRFKFFVFSGILFHGPIKIIRSDNTNHANNFNTSNGGFSFKASQSNHFTFSFQIASPVDQFIQHLVDGIFTEGQEVRLGRQTFNVYQVETLPDPLNYLNGLNDLNGLNNLTLRPLESPIFIKKPMPQGQQDVFLYPGDEGYEEFLRQNLMHKYETLYDKPFGGDGECLKFAFYPIAGKSIKQFTVFSTGLDGSVRPINIKGTLQPFIVTGPKELIKIGLECGFGQNNSMGCGYVEAVQTT